From the genome of Polyangiaceae bacterium, one region includes:
- a CDS encoding ATP-binding cassette domain-containing protein: MREPIIRFRNVKKAFGEKVVYRSLSLDVFPGETLTVIGGSGVGKSVMLKLLIRLLEADDGSITFHGEEITSMKEWKARLLRRRIAMLFQGAALFDSISVGGNVAYGLHEHYRDEMTEAQIAERVDWALSLVGLPGIEAMRPSDLSGGMKKRVGLARAIAVQPEVLLYDEPTTGLDPINTERINHLIRGLKKALTVTSIVVTHDMKSAFSISDRMAMVQAGEIIFSGTPSEFDQSTDPRVEHFIKGIAPVNEDVETLLRA, from the coding sequence GTGCGCGAGCCGATCATCCGGTTTCGAAACGTGAAGAAGGCATTTGGCGAGAAGGTCGTCTATCGCAGCCTTTCGCTCGACGTGTTTCCCGGAGAAACGCTCACCGTCATCGGTGGCTCCGGTGTCGGCAAGAGCGTCATGCTGAAGCTGCTCATTCGGCTTCTCGAAGCAGACGACGGATCCATCACGTTTCACGGTGAAGAGATCACGTCGATGAAGGAGTGGAAGGCGCGCCTTCTTCGTCGACGCATCGCGATGTTGTTTCAGGGCGCTGCGTTATTCGACTCGATATCCGTGGGAGGAAACGTCGCGTACGGTTTGCACGAGCACTACCGCGACGAGATGACCGAGGCGCAGATTGCCGAGCGAGTCGACTGGGCGTTGTCGCTCGTGGGGCTGCCCGGGATCGAAGCGATGCGGCCTTCGGACCTTTCTGGAGGCATGAAAAAACGCGTCGGTTTAGCGCGAGCGATCGCGGTGCAACCGGAAGTGCTGCTGTACGACGAACCGACGACGGGCCTCGATCCCATCAACACCGAACGGATCAATCACCTCATTCGCGGCCTGAAAAAGGCGCTCACCGTCACGAGCATCGTGGTCACGCACGACATGAAGAGTGCGTTCTCGATTTCCGATCGCATGGCCATGGTGCAGGCTGGCGAGATTATCTTTTCAGGGACGCCGAGCGAGTTCGACCAGTCGACGGACCCGCGCGTCGAACATTTCATCAAGGGCATCGCGCCGGTGAACGAAGACGTCGAGACGCTGTTGCGAGCGTGA
- the recJ gene encoding single-stranded-DNA-specific exonuclease RecJ translates to MIDSAWKQATEPEVAHLVIPQALPASVSNEPIIRDPGQASVDALELSRALGLSITVADALFRSGRRADDATRLFLDPRLSHLTPPDRMADRDLSADRIAHAIRRNEHVVVFGDYDCDGITSCAIVTEVIRTLGGRATPLLATRKDGSYGFCAPALARVKATGASLLVTCDCGSSDHERLADARAAGMDVIVIDHHLVPDEPLPALAFLNPHRPECEFPFKHLASCGLALSLGAAVRRALGAELDMRTWLDLVAIGTVADVAPLVGDNRSLVRAGLAALALGLRPGLRALAEYGKLDLIHGVTADDVAFRIAPRLNAPGRLADPDLSLALLLERDVTRANGIAAHIEQLTLQRRAIQEEMIVQAERDIEAARWANDPAIVLAREGWHVGIVGIVAGRIASKYGKPTIVAAIDGQTGRGSVRGPAGFPLHDALTRCRRELVAFGGHQAAAGVEVRPDRVDALRALFCEVCTDIGGAAATPESEVNADVRLDDRDEPSVVARDLERLEPCGQGNRAPRVLVRNAPVRTARAIKGHLKLEVALARHVIGAFGFELGDQASALGGGRVDIVGRLRRDTFRGGSAVELRIDRVARARAMVE, encoded by the coding sequence ATGATCGATTCAGCGTGGAAACAGGCCACTGAGCCCGAAGTGGCTCACCTCGTCATTCCACAAGCTTTGCCAGCATCGGTTTCGAACGAACCGATCATTCGTGATCCTGGGCAAGCCTCCGTCGATGCGCTCGAGTTGTCGCGTGCACTGGGTTTGTCAATCACGGTGGCCGATGCCTTGTTTCGATCGGGCCGCCGTGCCGACGATGCCACGCGCCTTTTTCTCGACCCGCGCCTATCGCATCTCACGCCTCCCGATCGCATGGCCGATCGTGATCTCAGCGCGGATCGCATCGCGCACGCGATTCGTCGCAACGAACACGTCGTCGTCTTCGGCGACTACGACTGCGACGGCATCACGTCTTGCGCCATCGTCACCGAAGTCATTCGCACCCTTGGCGGCCGCGCTACGCCCCTTCTCGCGACGCGCAAGGACGGCAGCTACGGCTTCTGCGCTCCCGCGCTCGCACGCGTGAAAGCAACGGGCGCGAGCCTTCTCGTCACGTGCGATTGCGGATCGAGCGACCACGAACGCCTTGCGGATGCGCGTGCTGCCGGCATGGACGTGATCGTCATCGATCATCACCTCGTACCGGACGAACCACTGCCTGCGCTTGCGTTTTTGAATCCGCATCGGCCCGAATGCGAGTTCCCCTTCAAGCACCTTGCATCGTGCGGTTTGGCGCTGTCGCTCGGAGCTGCCGTGCGTCGCGCGCTCGGTGCGGAGCTCGACATGCGCACGTGGCTCGATCTCGTGGCCATTGGAACGGTTGCCGACGTCGCGCCGCTCGTAGGTGACAACCGATCCCTCGTGCGAGCGGGCCTTGCGGCGCTTGCGCTTGGTTTGCGACCTGGTCTTCGTGCGCTTGCGGAATACGGCAAGCTCGACCTGATTCACGGTGTCACGGCCGACGACGTCGCGTTCCGCATCGCGCCGCGTCTCAATGCGCCTGGAAGGCTAGCCGATCCGGATCTATCGCTCGCGCTGCTGCTCGAGCGAGATGTTACGCGTGCAAACGGAATTGCCGCGCACATCGAACAGCTCACGCTGCAGCGGCGCGCCATTCAAGAAGAGATGATCGTGCAAGCAGAACGCGACATCGAAGCGGCGCGGTGGGCAAACGATCCCGCGATCGTTCTGGCGCGTGAAGGATGGCATGTCGGCATCGTGGGCATCGTGGCGGGACGCATCGCGTCGAAGTACGGCAAGCCCACGATCGTTGCTGCGATCGATGGGCAAACGGGACGTGGTTCCGTGCGAGGTCCAGCGGGCTTTCCTTTGCACGACGCGCTCACGCGATGTCGTCGCGAGCTCGTTGCATTTGGCGGCCATCAAGCTGCGGCGGGCGTCGAGGTGCGGCCTGATCGCGTCGATGCGTTGCGTGCGCTGTTTTGCGAGGTGTGTACGGACATCGGTGGTGCCGCGGCTACGCCTGAAAGCGAAGTCAACGCGGACGTGCGTCTCGATGATCGCGACGAACCATCCGTCGTCGCGCGTGACCTCGAACGGCTCGAGCCGTGCGGCCAAGGCAACCGTGCTCCACGCGTTCTCGTGCGTAACGCGCCTGTGCGTACGGCGCGCGCGATCAAGGGCCACCTGAAGCTCGAAGTCGCCTTGGCGCGGCACGTCATTGGAGCTTTCGGTTTCGAGCTTGGAGACCAGGCAAGCGCGCTCGGCGGCGGTCGCGTCGACATCGTCGGGCGGCTTCGTCGCGACACGTTCCGCGGTGGAAGCGCGGTCGAACTACGCATCGATCGCGTTGCGCGTGCTCGTGCGATGGTAGAGTGA
- the secF gene encoding protein translocase subunit SecF translates to MEFIKPGRQFDFMSKRWHFIGLSAVLLLLSIVAFFKPGPQIGTDFKGGTELEVAFKTQIDAGEIRKTVESLGFTGADVIRVRDSGAENANRFLIRVQDVTVLTDQQKQVIQDKLCFVPEGTEPAGDFATRCPNNVRASEVKFSPGGDKISMRYDTAPDLEAIKAQLTGVSGVELREGQNNPVIVSVRDNKVEAQLKSRGDQLLDGLRSKLGSDKVPDQALRVEWIGPKAGAQLRDAAITSVVISIIFIMAYIAFRFDLRFAPGGIIALVHDVGIALGAMIITHREITLSTVAALLTIVGYSINDTVIVYDRIRENLAKHRNMSFAQIINLSVSEMLGRTIITAGTTGLTMVTFLIWGTGVIKDFAFALLVGVAVGTYSSIYISAPITEWIDRRFFGGQTAAPRKKVSRTKAVKRADAVV, encoded by the coding sequence ATGGAATTCATCAAGCCTGGTCGGCAGTTCGACTTCATGAGTAAGCGCTGGCACTTCATTGGGCTGAGCGCGGTACTCCTCCTTCTATCCATCGTCGCGTTCTTCAAGCCCGGCCCGCAAATCGGCACGGACTTCAAGGGCGGCACCGAGCTCGAGGTGGCGTTCAAGACCCAGATCGACGCGGGTGAAATTCGAAAGACCGTCGAGTCGCTTGGGTTCACGGGCGCCGATGTCATTCGCGTTCGTGACTCGGGCGCCGAAAATGCAAACCGATTCCTCATCCGGGTGCAGGACGTCACGGTTTTGACCGACCAGCAGAAGCAGGTCATCCAAGACAAACTGTGCTTCGTGCCGGAAGGCACCGAGCCTGCGGGTGACTTCGCCACGCGCTGTCCGAACAACGTGCGTGCGAGCGAGGTCAAATTCAGCCCGGGAGGCGACAAGATTTCGATGCGTTACGACACCGCGCCGGATCTTGAAGCGATCAAGGCGCAGCTCACGGGCGTCAGTGGCGTCGAGCTGCGCGAGGGCCAGAACAACCCCGTCATCGTGAGCGTTCGTGACAACAAGGTCGAAGCTCAGCTCAAGTCGCGAGGTGATCAGCTTCTCGACGGTCTGCGCAGCAAGCTCGGGTCGGACAAAGTGCCTGATCAAGCCTTGCGCGTGGAGTGGATCGGCCCGAAGGCCGGTGCGCAACTCCGCGACGCCGCCATCACGAGCGTGGTCATCTCGATCATCTTCATCATGGCGTACATCGCGTTCCGCTTCGATCTGCGGTTCGCACCAGGTGGCATCATCGCTCTCGTGCACGACGTCGGTATCGCGCTTGGCGCCATGATCATCACGCATCGTGAGATCACGTTGTCCACGGTCGCGGCGCTTCTCACCATCGTTGGCTACTCGATCAACGACACCGTCATCGTGTACGACCGCATTCGAGAAAACCTCGCCAAACATCGGAACATGTCGTTCGCGCAGATCATCAACCTGTCCGTCTCCGAAATGCTCGGACGCACGATCATCACGGCGGGTACGACGGGGCTCACCATGGTGACGTTCCTCATCTGGGGTACGGGCGTCATCAAGGACTTCGCGTTCGCGTTGCTCGTCGGTGTCGCGGTCGGTACGTACTCCTCGATTTACATCTCGGCTCCGATCACCGAATGGATTGACCGCAGGTTCTTTGGTGGTCAGACGGCGGCACCGCGCAAGAAGGTCAGCCGCACCAAGGCCGTCAAGCGCGCCGACGCTGTGGTGTAG
- the secD gene encoding protein translocase subunit SecD yields MIYNILQYVFAGTAVLSGALAFWLRPKRGVFAVAALAAFFAFIAAHYQVFWASAVFGMCIPWALVCALPTIDIAWRAKTGFALFCALSSALAIYPTYHDERYGRLDRSALSAEDAEKAELAALAGDRGVREWLLTNIPFRLVRGLDLKGGLRLVYTVDVEEAIKDKRDRYYDELRQSLAKAFGIIEKDKVATSEDLKKLAGKARVEKSRDNVGTLIITLENADDANKINEEFMTPYRELQRQFSADRKRVTMRIKSDTESDIRDKAVAKAKDTVLRRIDGMGLKEASVTTRDEDIIIEIPGDDEKSFKNIKDIIAQTARLEFKLLDDDTNFLEPEVRNSKNNEVSGLKFQQEQVSVGPGKQKVNVYAFLEKKEGEKMIDALGRMKEWAATLSVPDDHEIGFGKVQDYDEDKGTFEDIGWRTYYLYSKAEITGDMVREAQAMADPSDKGLGGWLVRMELTPKGADIFEDITGRNIKRRFAIILDGKVETSPVIQSKIPGGIATITMGSGNVDQQIQDARKLELVLTSGALPAPISPSNEQVIGASLGQDAIRQGLKAGAAGGALVLIFMMVYYSRAGLIANIAVLFNAVLQIAVLAMFGASMTLPGIAGLALTIGIAVDANVLINERIRDELRAGKSARAAVDIGYDKAFSAILDGHVTTFISGLILATYGSGPIKGFAVTLLVGIVVSLFTGVVCTRLMFDWAVRGRRAKKLYLG; encoded by the coding sequence ATGATCTACAACATCCTCCAGTACGTGTTTGCCGGCACTGCCGTCCTGTCCGGTGCACTTGCGTTTTGGCTGCGGCCCAAGCGAGGCGTGTTCGCCGTCGCGGCGCTCGCAGCCTTTTTCGCGTTCATCGCCGCTCACTACCAAGTCTTTTGGGCGAGCGCGGTGTTCGGCATGTGCATCCCATGGGCGCTCGTCTGTGCGCTTCCAACAATCGACATCGCCTGGCGCGCCAAGACCGGGTTCGCCCTGTTCTGCGCGCTCTCTTCGGCTCTCGCCATCTATCCGACGTACCACGACGAACGCTACGGTCGCCTCGATCGCAGCGCTCTCAGTGCCGAAGACGCGGAGAAAGCAGAGCTCGCTGCACTGGCCGGTGATCGTGGCGTTCGTGAGTGGCTCTTGACGAACATTCCGTTCCGCCTCGTCCGCGGCCTCGATTTGAAAGGCGGTCTGCGGCTCGTCTACACGGTCGACGTCGAAGAAGCGATCAAGGACAAGCGCGACCGGTACTACGACGAGCTTCGCCAGTCGCTCGCCAAAGCGTTCGGGATCATCGAGAAAGACAAGGTCGCGACGTCCGAAGACTTGAAGAAGCTCGCTGGCAAGGCGCGCGTCGAAAAGTCACGCGACAACGTCGGCACGTTGATCATCACGCTCGAGAACGCCGACGACGCGAACAAGATCAACGAAGAGTTCATGACGCCCTACCGCGAGCTGCAACGTCAGTTCTCGGCGGATCGCAAGCGCGTCACGATGCGCATCAAGAGCGACACCGAGTCGGATATCCGAGACAAGGCCGTCGCGAAGGCCAAGGACACCGTGCTCCGCCGCATCGACGGCATGGGCCTGAAGGAAGCATCGGTCACGACGCGCGACGAAGACATCATCATCGAGATTCCTGGTGACGACGAGAAGTCGTTCAAGAACATCAAGGACATCATCGCGCAGACCGCGCGCCTCGAATTCAAGCTGCTCGACGACGACACGAACTTCCTCGAGCCGGAAGTGCGCAACTCGAAGAACAACGAAGTCAGCGGCCTGAAGTTTCAGCAAGAGCAGGTCAGCGTTGGTCCGGGCAAACAGAAGGTCAACGTCTACGCCTTCCTCGAGAAGAAGGAAGGCGAGAAGATGATCGATGCGCTCGGTCGCATGAAGGAGTGGGCTGCGACGTTGTCGGTGCCCGACGATCACGAGATCGGCTTCGGCAAGGTCCAGGACTACGACGAAGACAAGGGGACCTTCGAGGACATTGGTTGGCGCACGTATTATCTCTACAGCAAGGCCGAGATCACCGGTGACATGGTGCGCGAGGCGCAAGCCATGGCGGATCCGAGCGACAAGGGGCTTGGTGGCTGGCTCGTGCGCATGGAGCTGACGCCGAAAGGCGCAGACATCTTCGAGGACATCACGGGGCGCAACATCAAGCGGCGCTTTGCGATCATCCTCGACGGCAAAGTAGAGACCTCACCCGTCATTCAGTCGAAGATCCCGGGCGGTATCGCGACGATCACGATGGGATCGGGCAATGTCGATCAGCAGATCCAAGACGCGCGCAAGCTCGAGCTCGTCCTGACATCCGGCGCGCTTCCTGCGCCGATTTCGCCCTCCAATGAGCAGGTCATCGGAGCTTCGCTCGGTCAGGATGCCATCAGGCAAGGGCTCAAGGCGGGTGCTGCGGGCGGCGCCTTGGTGCTCATCTTCATGATGGTCTACTACAGCCGCGCGGGGCTCATTGCGAACATCGCCGTGCTCTTCAACGCGGTCTTGCAGATCGCGGTCTTGGCCATGTTCGGCGCATCGATGACGCTTCCGGGCATCGCGGGCCTTGCGCTCACCATCGGTATCGCCGTCGACGCGAACGTGCTCATCAACGAGCGTATTCGTGACGAGCTGCGTGCGGGCAAGAGCGCACGAGCGGCGGTCGACATTGGTTACGACAAGGCGTTCAGCGCCATTCTCGACGGACACGTCACGACGTTCATCTCTGGGTTGATTCTCGCAACCTACGGCTCTGGCCCCATCAAGGGGTTTGCCGTGACGCTCCTCGTAGGCATCGTCGTGAGTTTGTTCACGGGCGTGGTTTGCACGCGGCTCATGTTCGATTGGGCCGTTCGTGGTCGCAGAGCCAAGAAGCTCTACCTCGGCTGA
- the yajC gene encoding preprotein translocase subunit YajC codes for MFLSQPTTVAPGQGPAAPAPAQPSQGAPAPTSAPPDGGPFGGLSILFFLLPLLFVFLMTRSQSKKQKEIEASLKPGDVVVTQSGLIGKIIDLGDVNAKLEIAPGVNVKVRKSSISGPAEAAESKPAETKDKANEKKA; via the coding sequence ATGTTTTTGTCTCAGCCGACCACCGTTGCCCCTGGTCAGGGCCCTGCTGCTCCCGCTCCCGCACAGCCCTCGCAAGGGGCGCCCGCGCCGACGTCCGCGCCGCCGGATGGTGGCCCGTTTGGGGGTCTGTCCATTCTCTTTTTCCTGCTGCCGCTGCTCTTCGTGTTCTTGATGACGCGAAGTCAGTCGAAAAAGCAGAAGGAAATCGAGGCGTCGCTCAAGCCCGGGGATGTCGTGGTCACGCAATCCGGCCTGATTGGCAAGATCATCGACCTCGGGGACGTCAACGCGAAGCTGGAAATTGCTCCCGGCGTGAACGTCAAGGTGCGCAAGTCCTCCATCAGTGGTCCTGCCGAGGCGGCGGAGAGCAAGCCGGCCGAGACGAAAGACAAGGCGAACGAAAAGAAAGCGTAG